The Salvia splendens isolate huo1 chromosome 21, SspV2, whole genome shotgun sequence genome includes a window with the following:
- the LOC121785080 gene encoding uncharacterized protein LOC121785080 produces MLSSSSMHPSSSSAETDFMASSEETRLNIPEITEEQEEKEGLENLIDEADTEVSKRLVDIFLLMSTVVAGSCYAAMLTLSSDNFGSLSDLTTLAYLFFVFWNLVGVFCAILTVVSIIWSYFFEKRSAKRALETWAKIFTGAMMSMTAALTSGAVVVVKKSETIRTGVLILGLFFTVMVYRLGIPLVVNARWRQIMGGRAHDR; encoded by the exons ATGCTTTCATCTTCCTCTATGCATCCGAGTTCTTCATCAGCCGAAACCGA CTTCATGGCAAGCTCGGAGGAGACAAGGTTGAACATACCTGAGATCACGGAGGAGCAGGAAGAAAAGGAGGGGCTGGAAAATCTGATAGACGAGGCTGACACTGAGGTCAGCAAGAGATTGGTCGATATTTTTCTTCTCATGTCCACCGTCGTTGCAGGTTCTTGCTATGCTGCCATGCTCACCCTCAGCAGCGACAACTTTGGCAGCCTAAGTGATCTTACTACATTGGCGTACCTTTTCTTTGTCTTCTGGAACCTCGTGGGCGTGTTTTGTGCGATCCTGACTGTAGTTAGCATCATATGGTCGTATTTTTTTGAGAAGAGGTCAGCCAAACGTGCCTTGGAGACTTGGGCAAAAATTTTCACGGGTGCCATGATGTCTATGACTGCCGCTCTCACCAGTGGAGCTGTGGTAGTGGTTAAGAAATCCGAGACGATCCGAACAGGTGTGCTTATTCTTGGATTGTTTTTCACCGTCATGGTGTATCGTTTGGGGATTCCTCTGGTGGTGAACGCTAGATGGCGTCAGATAATGGGTGGTCGTGCCCACGATCGTTGA